From a single Gimesia fumaroli genomic region:
- a CDS encoding DUF4198 domain-containing protein, with the protein MRKLFLRTNRCLFSGFFLVLPLLAGCGNSDELPTGEVHGVVKYQGKPLPSGSVTFIPDGPGKAASGEIQADGSYTLTTYSQGDGATIGGHKVMIISEKDTSELPAESAAANVDLSLIPEKYGMSPKTSGLTAEVKEGDNEINFDLE; encoded by the coding sequence ATGCGCAAGCTATTTTTACGTACAAATCGATGCCTGTTTTCAGGATTTTTCCTGGTGCTGCCTCTGCTGGCAGGCTGTGGTAATTCGGATGAACTCCCCACTGGTGAAGTCCATGGAGTGGTCAAATATCAAGGCAAGCCATTGCCCAGTGGTTCGGTTACCTTTATTCCTGACGGCCCGGGGAAAGCAGCTTCCGGTGAGATCCAGGCCGACGGTTCTTACACACTGACCACTTATTCCCAGGGTGACGGCGCGACGATCGGCGGCCACAAGGTCATGATCATTTCGGAGAAAGATACATCTGAACTTCCTGCAGAATCCGCAGCGGCTAATGTAGATCTCTCGTTGATCCCGGAAAAATATGGGATGAGCCCCAAGACCTCCGGACTGACAGCTGAGGTCAAAGAAGGGGATAACGAAATTAATTTCGATCTGGAATAA
- a CDS encoding vWA domain-containing protein encodes MSVVNSARDVHVDEIVDAEPHSWLNMKEVPAWFISLGVHLLILLVLASITRITLLDSEHAIISSIEELDQDSFDIDPTIQDVVGSSGDSEILAPSMSAAPQTAREQQEAMQNQLESEIETPEPIFNDELTQPAKEELMASVEVKGETDRPEGGVAGAIDRLTLEIAAAAKEKKLLVVWLFDVSPSVSKRRNEIADRFENVYKQLGILEAAENENSLKTAVAAFGATTQFVTKDPVSDIKEVVSQIRSIKEDTTGDENVFAAVGQVSKRWLSYKKKGRRNMMVIVVTDEAGTDAVANLEETILFTKRNGIKCYVVGNASPFGRREEMTTFKVDGYDVPAIAETGPETVMPERIKLPFWGQNGYKARRLTSGYGPYALTRLCAETNGIFFITEDSNGVKFDPADMRAYHPDYIAIRDYQKKLESNAAKAALVKTAAATQFSKRTLPTPTLEFPANTDNVLRQAITAAQKPVSELDYGLEELQTMLAMGIQDRKKIAEPRWRANYDLALGRVLATRVRAHGYNTVLAEMKSNPKSFKTKGNNAWRLVPSKDVRSSPSVRKMSKQATELLNGIIDEHPGTPWSFLAAMELNQPLGWEWKEMKLNLDASGNRVQGPRSPRFEEEQRKKREILKKRGIDTSKPLKI; translated from the coding sequence GTGAGTGTTGTCAATTCCGCCAGGGACGTTCATGTTGACGAAATTGTAGACGCCGAACCCCACAGCTGGTTGAACATGAAGGAAGTGCCCGCCTGGTTTATCAGTCTGGGCGTGCATCTGTTGATCCTGCTTGTTCTGGCAAGTATCACCCGCATTACGCTGCTGGATTCTGAGCATGCCATCATTTCTTCGATCGAAGAACTGGATCAGGATTCGTTTGACATCGACCCGACCATTCAGGACGTCGTTGGCAGTTCCGGCGATTCGGAGATCCTGGCTCCTTCCATGTCCGCCGCACCACAAACGGCGCGCGAACAGCAGGAAGCAATGCAGAATCAGCTGGAAAGTGAAATTGAAACTCCTGAGCCCATCTTCAATGATGAACTGACCCAACCGGCGAAAGAAGAACTGATGGCTTCGGTCGAAGTCAAAGGCGAAACGGACCGTCCCGAAGGGGGCGTGGCCGGTGCCATCGACCGTTTGACGCTGGAAATTGCCGCCGCCGCCAAAGAGAAAAAATTGCTCGTCGTCTGGCTGTTTGATGTTTCTCCTTCCGTCAGCAAACGCCGCAATGAAATCGCCGACCGTTTTGAAAACGTGTATAAACAGCTGGGGATTCTGGAAGCAGCGGAAAATGAAAACTCGCTGAAAACAGCTGTCGCCGCCTTCGGTGCAACGACTCAATTCGTCACTAAAGACCCAGTGAGTGATATCAAAGAAGTGGTCTCACAAATTCGTTCGATCAAAGAAGACACCACCGGAGACGAAAATGTATTCGCAGCCGTAGGTCAGGTTTCAAAACGCTGGCTTTCTTACAAAAAGAAGGGCCGTCGTAACATGATGGTGATCGTCGTCACCGATGAAGCCGGTACCGACGCGGTCGCGAATCTGGAAGAGACCATCCTGTTTACCAAACGAAACGGCATTAAATGTTATGTCGTTGGAAACGCGTCTCCCTTCGGCCGACGTGAAGAGATGACGACCTTCAAAGTCGATGGTTATGATGTACCGGCGATTGCAGAAACCGGGCCGGAAACCGTAATGCCCGAACGGATCAAACTGCCATTCTGGGGACAAAACGGTTACAAAGCCCGACGATTGACGTCAGGCTATGGCCCATATGCCTTAACCCGCTTGTGTGCAGAAACCAATGGAATCTTTTTCATTACGGAAGATTCGAACGGAGTCAAATTTGACCCCGCCGACATGCGGGCCTATCACCCGGATTATATTGCGATCCGTGACTATCAGAAAAAGCTCGAATCGAATGCAGCCAAAGCGGCACTCGTCAAAACGGCAGCTGCAACACAGTTTTCCAAGCGTACCTTACCAACCCCGACCCTGGAATTTCCTGCGAATACAGACAACGTGCTTCGACAGGCGATCACGGCGGCTCAAAAACCAGTTTCTGAACTCGACTACGGTTTGGAGGAACTGCAGACCATGTTGGCGATGGGAATACAGGACCGGAAGAAAATTGCTGAACCACGGTGGCGTGCCAACTACGATCTGGCATTAGGCCGCGTCCTGGCGACCCGCGTACGGGCTCATGGCTATAACACTGTGTTGGCCGAAATGAAAAGTAACCCCAAATCATTTAAAACCAAAGGTAATAATGCCTGGAGACTGGTCCCATCCAAGGATGTGCGATCCAGCCCCTCCGTACGTAAGATGAGTAAACAGGCCACCGAGCTGCTCAACGGCATTATTGATGAACACCCTGGAACTCCCTGGTCGT
- a CDS encoding DUF1559 domain-containing protein translates to MTESTPRKRGFTLIELLVVIAIIAILIALLLPAVQQAREAARRSQCKNNLKQLGLAFHNYHDNFNMLPTGYFGNAGYITGWSARILPYLDQAPRYNAIGSMGEMTNLMPYRFTTAPHNGDDSIFTDPIAVFICPSSEIGERATDYSTSWGGNPGNDASLHYRGNGGSVDVGFVNGSNSSRHYATSGVLYPRHKTRFRDITDGTTNTFLLGELSSYLGWSGSKGGWDDIVPWTWATYAYGSPPGADGYLMIDTKVVQYPIGSGNHSQYGVGWRSQHVGGTHMLLCDGSVRFLSESLSLDLLKSLATRGTGEIVGEF, encoded by the coding sequence ATGACTGAATCAACCCCAAGAAAGCGTGGTTTCACGCTGATTGAACTCCTGGTCGTAATTGCCATTATTGCGATTCTGATAGCCTTGCTGTTACCTGCCGTTCAACAGGCACGGGAGGCGGCACGTCGATCGCAGTGTAAAAATAATCTGAAGCAGCTCGGTCTGGCGTTTCACAATTATCATGACAATTTCAACATGCTGCCGACAGGTTATTTTGGAAACGCTGGCTACATTACCGGCTGGTCCGCACGAATTCTGCCTTATCTCGATCAGGCCCCCCGTTACAACGCCATCGGTTCGATGGGTGAGATGACGAACCTGATGCCTTATCGTTTCACGACCGCGCCGCATAACGGAGATGACAGCATCTTCACCGATCCGATTGCCGTCTTCATCTGTCCTTCTTCAGAAATTGGGGAGCGTGCGACCGACTATTCCACAAGCTGGGGAGGCAACCCGGGCAATGACGCTTCACTGCATTACCGAGGCAATGGAGGCTCGGTCGATGTCGGTTTTGTGAATGGCTCGAATTCCAGCCGACACTATGCGACATCAGGGGTGCTTTACCCTCGACACAAAACACGGTTTCGTGACATTACCGATGGCACCACGAATACATTTTTGCTGGGTGAATTATCCAGCTACCTTGGCTGGAGCGGTTCTAAAGGGGGCTGGGATGATATCGTGCCCTGGACCTGGGCCACCTATGCATATGGCAGCCCTCCAGGAGCCGACGGTTATCTGATGATCGACACCAAGGTTGTTCAATATCCAATTGGTTCCGGCAATCACTCTCAATACGGTGTCGGTTGGCGCAGCCAGCATGTCGGAGGTACTCACATGCTGCTCTGCGATGGCAGCGTTCGCTTCCTTTCTGAAAGCTTGAGTCTGGATCTTTTGAAATCACTGGCAACCCGTGGAACGGGCGAAATCGTCGGCGAGTTTTAA
- a CDS encoding DUF456 domain-containing protein encodes MSFEWLYDWLPVTFYYLMATLLLLANLTAWVSILFLVPGNWIMVLLSALFYAFMPGQENSGISLTVLLIAVALAGLGELVEMLGGSAGAAKKGASRRAMILSLLGTFFLSVIGAMVGTPFLPPFGTVLGAVLGGSVGAYIGAYLGEVWKGNETVDRYEIGRAAFVGRILGVVGKMAIGVIILVMITIDSFI; translated from the coding sequence ATGTCTTTTGAGTGGCTCTATGACTGGCTTCCCGTCACCTTCTATTACCTGATGGCAACACTGTTGCTGCTGGCGAATTTGACAGCCTGGGTCTCGATTCTATTCCTCGTGCCCGGCAACTGGATCATGGTGCTGCTGTCGGCACTGTTTTATGCGTTCATGCCCGGTCAGGAAAACAGTGGGATCTCATTGACGGTGTTACTGATCGCAGTAGCACTCGCCGGTCTGGGTGAACTGGTGGAAATGCTGGGCGGGTCCGCAGGCGCAGCGAAAAAAGGAGCCAGCCGTCGCGCGATGATTCTTTCGTTGCTGGGTACATTCTTCCTGAGTGTAATCGGTGCCATGGTCGGTACTCCCTTTCTGCCTCCGTTTGGAACGGTCCTTGGTGCCGTCTTAGGAGGGAGCGTAGGGGCTTACATCGGCGCTTACCTGGGCGAAGTCTGGAAAGGGAATGAGACCGTTGATCGTTACGAGATCGGACGGGCGGCGTTTGTCGGTCGTATTCTGGGAGTCGTCGGAAAGATGGCGATCGGCGTCATCATTCTTGTGATGATCACCATCGATTCGTTTATCTGA